The DNA region CTGCGCGCACCGAAGAGTTCGGTCGCTAGAGCATGATCCGGAAAAGTGCGAAGCGGTTTTCCGAAAAGATCATGCTAAAACAAGAATCTAAAGCGCGATGACGATTCAACGCAATCTCATCGCGCTTTAGCTCTGTTCCTTCGAGATGTGCTTGGTGAAGATCCGGATCGTCGCGCCTTTGACCACCGGGCCGCTGTCAAAGATGTCGGATGCGATCATCTCGATCGCGTCGCGCAGCGCAATGAACTGCGCCTGCCGGGCCAGGCTCGGTGTTCCGCGCGTGCCGGCCAATTCGTCCATTGCGGCGTCGCTGATCTGACATTCAATTTCCTGATCGCCGTGCATCATGGTGAATCCGAACGCCAGGCGTTCGGAATCATATCCCCCGATACGGCCACGGGTGAGTGGCATTAAGCTTGTCCCTTGAGCGCGCTAGCCCTCACAAGATTGGCGCTTCGAGCTGCGTTTGTCGAGAGTGCGCGCGCTTCAGCGCGCCAGCCGATCCATCTCGGCAACTTCGAAATTGAAGCGATCGCGCAGATTCTTGCGT from Bradyrhizobium sp. B124 includes:
- a CDS encoding DUF1488 family protein — its product is MPLTRGRIGGYDSERLAFGFTMMHGDQEIECQISDAAMDELAGTRGTPSLARQAQFIALRDAIEMIASDIFDSGPVVKGATIRIFTKHISKEQS